From Impatiens glandulifera chromosome 7, dImpGla2.1, whole genome shotgun sequence:
TAAGTAAAttcttactattttaaataattttaaaattttataaaaatagagTGAATTAATATTAGTAACACAAAGTTGGAATTAAGGAAATTATCAACTAATTTAAGAGTGAAATCCCCTAAAAGAGAATGTTTCCAAACTAATTGATTCAATGACAACaaacccaaataaaataaaccaaacTTTGAACAACCAAAACAATCAAGTACTCATTAAACAAAGACAACAAGCCAAAAAAAACATGAACACAAGCATAAAAAGGAAATGACAAAGAAGCCAAATATAGCATATATTGTATGAAGACCACTGCATCCTCCAGTTTGGGTGTTTTCAAATTTAGACAAAATGACACTGATTTTCAGTTGAAATTTCTTTAACAATGAATTAAACATCTATGATCTGTGATTCAAACATCCATATAATATAAAACTCATTTGACCACTTTTCAACATAATAGCAaacaagaagaataagaagaaaaataaatgttgttttAACCAATTGAATCCAAGGTCTAAACAATTAAGTAAAAGAGAGTACATTATGCAGCAGTacataaaataagttaaattgtATTCATACACTGTCTAGAAACTATTATGAAATGAATGAGGGATGGTTAAAACAGTAAACATCAATCCTCTAACTCTTTCTTTGCCAACCCatccaaaattaaaaataaaatctgcTTTTTCTTACCATCTTATACAACAACATCATCATTCAATTTTTCTGGACCGCCCTCTCCTCAGCCCCTTCTCAACAGGCGCCTCGACTGCTGACTTTGCCTCATTTTCAATGCTTGAATCCACTTTTCTTTTCGTGTTTCTCGAAGAGGAGGCCGCAGCAGCAGCTGCTGGTCTCTTCTTCCTTCCACTTCCTTGTTTTGACGCTGGACTCTTACTTTTAGCTGGACTCTCACTTTTAGCAGCAACTTTTTCTCGGGCAGTTTCTGCAGCAGCAGCTGCTGGTCTCTTCTTCCTTCCACTTCCTTGTTTTGACGCTGGACTCTCACTTTTAGCAGCAACTTTTTCTCGGGCAGTTTCTGCAGCAACTGCTTCCATGCGTGGCCCATTACGAAAGCTCCATCGTGCATTTATGAACCATTTGTTTACTTGATGTACTGTGATTCCCAACTCCATAGCCAAATTTTCCTTCAAAGATCGGTCTGGGTATTGATTTTCGTTGAACGATTTCAAAAGCCCCTGCAACAAATGAGgcaacaaataaatttatcaatctCTATTAATGAAGGCTTATCCAATGTCCAAACAAACCATtatcaatcatcaatcaaatcatccaataaaataccatttttacttttttataattgtcaaaatattaaacacgatattttagtcatttaacctaCATAATTCACTTTGTCAACAAACAAGGTTTccccacaaaaaaaaaaaaataggattatTTTctacctacatcaaacaagctttagTGTTGAAACGTATCTATATGTATGCTATCAAATAAACCGAAATAAAAAGTGTTGCTGAATGGGGCCAATATGTTGggtacaaatatatttttcttataaacttAACATCTAGTGCATATAAAAACATGAATTTGTGAGCTGCTATAAAAAATCGGATTATTTCAAAGAGAATAAAAAtcttacatcaaacaagctccaagttTAGTTTCGAAATGTACCTATATGTATGCTATAAAAGAAACAGaaataaaaagtgtttccaaataagGTCAATTCGtacactattttttttctttctaaactTAACATCTAATgcatataaaaaatgaattaatgagTTTATTACTAAACTTATAACTATTACAACACAATCAGTCTATAATTTACTTGGGCCGATATCAAaggaaaaatatcaaaaatagaaatttgatattattttcgatTATTATAGAAcaagaaacaaattttaaaaacgataattattatttgagcTGTAAGTACCTGAGTTGCAGTTTCTCCAAGTCTTCTGGAACCCGACTTCTTAGCACTAGAAACTTGTTCAGACGAATTTGGACTTGATTCATGTAAACCATTTTTGTTTTCAGATTTCAACTTCTGACTAGGTGTTCCTCTCTTAGGAGTATGTACACATTTGTCCTCCTCTTCCTTCAAGCCTCCAGAATTTGTTGTTTTTCTTCCACTAGTTGAAGGAGAGTCTCTTTTGATACTTttattcttctttctctttgttGAATTATCATCCTCCGAATCAGACGAAACATTTCCATAGGTCTCCTTGAATTGTTCAAAGCAATAAAATGTTAGCCAATCAAAGGAGGAAAAtcatttattgaattaaaattgcCAAGAAGATCTTGGTACTGAAtgagcaaaataaataaaagcaaaTAACATAATGAATGTTGTACAATGTTCATTTTAGTACTCATTAGGTGCTAATTGGGCCGAGTTGATCTCTATGGGGCTTTGACAGGAGTTCTTACGAAATGGGATATAATTGTGAGATGCAAATTAGAGATATTTTAGCCTTGTGATGTAGGTTAttgatattattgttaaataatccACTATCCAATACCAACACTTGTTCAATCAATTAAtcaacaattattaaaaatagaagtattatataattagttgataattattttttgtggttcaaatagttatattatcttcataatatttcattttcattaggattaaaacttatttttataaatagggTCATATTCCCTTAATGACATAATCATTGATTATATGAAAGAAGTCTATCCAAGTCGCGTCTCAAATTCTTTGAGTCTTCCCAATTCAAGGGGCTTTATCCCGGTTCTCTTGTGTAGAGAGCTAAAATTCCATTAAGGATCTCGTTTTCTAAAAGGGGAGCAATCCACGGGAGAGTCCTGACAACTGTCAGACAAGTAGGTAATGCCTTTGCACCAGGAGTTAGAAGACCGTTGACTTCATCCTCCACCATTACTATTTCTCTACGGACTTATAGGCCCTTATGTAGTGCATTCTCAATTTACATTGGGTAATGCTGCACTAAGTTTGCCAATTTTGGGCTCTGCGTATTGTATGGGGATCCGGCAAAATCATCGCCGATGATTGAACCTCTCATCATGTGGTGGGCGATTTGGAAAGAAAGGAACATGGGAACATTCCAGGGAAAAGGGAAAAAGCTTCAGGACAGAAATAATTAAAGGCTTTATACTCTGTGTTTGCTTCAATCCGGGAAAGAAGAGCCTCTACTGGATGAGAATTATTTGATCTTAGTGGCATCTAACATACCCTGTATTACTGTTTCTATTTCAGTTTTTTCCTCTTCCACTCACTATAATGTTTGAACACACACCCTTGCGctcttttttataatgaaaGTTAACATTTctcaatattaatttaatcttcCTATTTCTTTATTGGATTCTACAAATCCAATATAGGGTTCAATTAGAGTGGTGACTCTAACCgatgaacttttttttaagtttatttgattACAATCTTCCTTATGTGGAGGTTATCTACCTTATGTGGaggttttttcttctttctccaCTTTCCCCTTTCTGATACATTATTTTGCTGTTTGTATTGTAAGATCTCGCATTCGCGACAACccttttaatgaaaatttaacattaaataaaataagaacttgTTATAtgtaggtttatttgaaaataatctgaTATTTTTGGGAgaaacttgtttgatgtaaaaaatggtttatttgaattatttggataaaaagaCCTAAATATCacaagtatttaaaatttaaaatatttaagaataaagtaATAGTGGTTTGTTTggaaataatctaaaataatccACATCAGACCAACtccaaatatataaatgtattatataCCATTATGGGAATAATTCACCACGAGGGATTTATTGAGAAAATAGATGAATGATACCATTGAGGATATATACTCATTATATGAATGATATTATAAGTGTTCTAAATGGAGGGAGGCAGTGGTGGGGCGGTTAATGACCACCAACTGCCTCGGCTGCCTAGACAATGCCGACAAGGCAAGGAGAATCACAACGACAACAacaaagaagaggaagaaatagTTGATTTCACTAGACCTACTATAGGGATGAGTTtctatttttggtttttggtcAGAACAGATCGCACTTCATTCATGCGAGTTTAGCTTCTGAGTTCTTAAAAAAAGGGTTTCTTAAGTTCATTAAACAAAATGGGCTTTCACATGAAAAATAGGAATAGCGTGCTTCACTGCCTTAGACCACCTACATCACCGCCTCCTTGCAAGGTGAGGCGGCCAACACTGAATATTATTGAGGATATATACCCATATATATACAAGAGAAGATCCTCTTTATTAGGGATATATATCACCTACTTAATTCTAATGATAATTACTGAAAATAAAaggtttatataaataatcctAAAGTTGGTAACTATATTATCTATAAGCAAGTTTGAATTTCCACccttcataaaataaaataaaataaggtgtACATGCATAGCAAGTATCTCTATGGATAAAGTacaaaaacaaacaagaaaACTTACATCTTGCAGCTTTTTGTAGTCTAGCCTTTTCACTTGTCTTTTACCTGATGAAAGTGAAATGTCACCTTGCGCAAGATTGGATTCCTCCATTAAGGATTTTAGTTCACCATTTAAGGAGCCTTTTTTGTTGGACCTTGTGTGGTCTGCTGAAATAGATACAAGTTCCTCTTTAGGTTTGTCTTCTGCCAATATACCACCAAAATCCTCTGAATCTGATGAGAAATCAGAGCATGAGCTTTCAGAATTAATTTGTTGATCCAGATCTGGAGCATCGGGATTATAATTATCATCTTCTGAATCATCAGAAGATAAATTCACCTCCTGCATTTTATCTGGTGAAGCCTCATCAGAAGATAAATTCAACTCCTGTATTCTATCTGGTGAAGCCCCGGTACCATCAGAAGCAGAATAGAAATCAGATTCATCAGAACTTGATTCATCTCCTTCTCCCATTTCAGCATCCACATCCAAATTATCAGGCTTATAATCATTATCCTCAGAATCATCAGAAGGATAATCCGATATATCATCCAGCTTCTTACCAGAGGATGCAACTTCGGGAAACACCTTCTGCATATGAGAAAAGAAATATTCAGACAAAATATTAAGTTGTTAACAAACAAATGGTGTTTCTATTGTCAATGACCTCCCAGCTGTCCAGAACAGAAAGGTTAGTTCCTTGTGAATTGTTAAGAAAGTCAATGCAGTCAACTTTACAATCACAACCAGGGCAAAGCCACCCCTTGTCATCTGGGGGAACTgtaaaacaaatgaaagaagaaatacattaataatgatcaaacaaactagaaaaaaaaaagtatcttAATCAAGTGAGTTTTGAACATTACTGTCTTCTTTTAAGAGTGGTGGATCTAGACACATTTGGTGGAAAGCACGTTCACATGCACCGTCACAGagtattatatcattatttagTAGTAAATCTTTTGATCCACATTTAGCACAGAAGATCTGTCATGGAACAACATATGTCTCAAATTCAACAAGGAAATTGTGATCGGACAAAGTTCAGTTGTGTGAGCTTGATGGGTTAATTTGAACATCTATCCAATTcttaatctataattttttaagtatgaATTATAAGGAGAAATGCTCACATCCTCACTATCAATTTCTCCTTCTGAGTCGAACAAAGATTCTGGTAGTTTTCCCACTGCAATTGATGAATCGAGGCCTTTGAATAGATCTCTTATTTTCAATTTAGTGCGAACAATTTCAGATTTTGCCCGTTGTATCTCCTCTGCTAGCTTTACTTTCTCTATGCTGCAAAATCATCAAAAAGTTAACGAAAGCTTCTACTAGACTGCACATTATGACAAGAAGAAATGAAAGTTAATAGTTCATGTACACTTCAGAGATATACATGAATTGAAAATATAGATTAAGTTGTAAAAAATGTCCTGGTTATATTAAAGTTACTTGAACACAAAAGACTCGCAAATAAACATTGGTtaaattctagaaaaaaatattgactCACCTCTGTCCTTTCCAACCTTCGCCAGAATAGGCATCTATTAAGTTTTGTTCATAACTCATGCGCTTTATTAAGTATTTCAGATGTGATCTAGCTCTAACAAATTCATTAACTGGAACATTATTTGCCTTCTTTTTCTTCCTTCCCTTCATTGTCTTCTCGCTATCAATACTTTTTTCTGTAACACTAACAACAGGCACCGGATTTTTCGGTTTCTCCGGTAACCTTGAACGCAAAATTCTGGGGCTGCCTCTCAAAACCCTAGTTGACTTTGTATTACCTTTACCTCTTGGCTTGACAGAACCTTTCTTTTCAGTTTTATTAGCAGGTTCACTTTCCATGTTATCAGAATTACTATTTGTCGCGTCACCTTCATTTGGCAATACAGAGTCCTCCGTAGAAAGCTTTCTCTCTTCCTCGCCTTGAAATGGCAAACCAGATTTCTTCGGGCTAGAATGGTTCTCATCGTAGGGTATGGGATTCATTTTCTCCTCCACGTCACATTCAGAAGGCGCTAGACAAGAATTCTTCGTGTCATCAGGTTTAAGTCTCAAACCCGAGTGTTCCACATTAGGCATGTCCTCTTTCACCGCATCATTTTCCTCACCCGCAGTGGCAGATTTCATGATTTCCTCACTGAGATTTCCTACAACAGAATGCTGAGGAAGTTCAAGACCAACACAACTTGACTCTTCTGTAACACTTACTCCACCAAAACTCTCAACAGTTAAATCCTGCTGTCGCATTAATACTTCACCATTACATATCACGCCATCAACAACAGGTAAACTCAATTGTTCAGAACTCGAGTTTCTCACTCTATCTTCAAATTGATGTCCAAGTTTCCCATTGCTCGACGCTTTAGTCGAACTTTCAGTTTTAGACTCCTCAGTTTTAATACCATCAGATTTCACAATCTCAACACCTACAGATGCCTTGTTTTTATCTTCCATAACAACATCATGAGTTCCATTTGTTAATTCCTCCTCTTGAGCCGAAGTCTTTTGCAAATCCATAAGATTCTCCTTGGCCAAATCCATGTCAGACTATATCGAGTCTattcacaaaaatatatataaattacatacAGCAATTCCAAAAGAACAGTCTGAATTGTAAAACGAAAATGATATACTTGTTTAATTAGTGAAAGCTGTCTGTAAGATTTGGGAACGGCTTAGATCTAGATATGTATGTAATTGTAATAGtgataaagaagaaaaacatgGAATTATTGAGAGAGATGTGTGTAGAAGAAGCTTACCTGAAATTGTTGAAGTCATACATACATACAGAGAGAGAGCTGAAGGGAAGAGACAATAGATAGGGTTTATTTTTGGCCTTTGAGCGAAGAAGAAAACACGGCTATAGATTTGGAGAGAGAGAAATTGCGGGAAAGCTAATCTGTCTATATTAATGTTGAAGAGAAATTCTCTCACCGCCGATCAACAATAAAGCAGCGGTGGTCCCAACGCTAGTTTATGCTTGAATTAAGGACTTACACTTGTCCATTGGGCTCATGGCCCATCTCTTATTGGGCCTATACTTCCAAATATTAACTCTCTAGGgtttacaataaataataataaattattattattattattattgttattattaaaaaaagataggAAAAGGAAATAACTCATGACACAAGTAGGGTTTGTTTGAGAAaatggttttttttgtttttttatgggtttttttcaaacttttctttgataaaactaaaaaaaatagattttaaaatatgaaaattaatttatgtttgaGTTTAGAGGATATGGTTTAAATGAGAAAATTGTAACTTAgagagaataaaattataagataattttgatatttaaatgaattaaattattgtttagaTTGTTGGTATGATGTTtaagttttgaataaaaattgagttttatttCAATAACCAAACATCATACAAGCtatagggatgacaatgggtgGTTCGGCTCGGGAACCGCATTACCATTCCTGTCCCGAATTTATTAGCCCGCCCTCCTGCCTCAATTAAGAGGGATCAGGGAAAGAACATGCTCAAAATCACGATCAATTCCTTTTTCAAATCTTGCTGCAGCTGCACGAGCCCTTCCCGTGTGCCACAAATGATCTACGAACAAGAAGAATCTTAGAACAAAATGAGAGGTAGATAACCAACTTCTAGGAGACACTTTGTAGGAACTACCCGTAATAACGAACTTGCAAAATGAATCTCTTTATGATAAAGAGATTCGTCGTTCCTGACCCTGCTTCACCTTAATTGTTATTTGTCTGCCCATGGATTCAACAGCAGTTTGAAAGGTTGACCTACTCGGGAATCTCCGGATCTATGCTTATTTTCAACTCCCGCACGACGCTTGTATTGCTCTCCTACATCCCCGTTTTCACGGTTTAGGCTGCTCCCATTTCGCTCGCCGCTATTACGGGAATCGCTTTTACTTTCTTTTCCTCTAGCTACTAAGATGTTTCAATTCGCCAGGTTGTCTCTTGTCTGTCATTGCACCAAGCGAGCGTCATCTTTCTTCTCAAAGTTTCTTCTCCGTTCATCGCTTCTCAACTTTACAAATGTGTACTTACTCCTAAGTAAAGTTGGACATCGTGCCAAATAGTCGTATTCGACTCGAGCAATTCGTGTCAAACTTTTAATCATATTGTGTTGTGTCGAAACTTATTTTCAGTTGTGGTGTCTTGatccactcaaaatattatgattaacGGATTCATATATGTCGTGCTAACTCGAGTCAACATCATATTTATGTGTATCGTGTTAACTCCTGTATTATATTGTGTTAACTATAACTAGTCAGTGTATTGtgtctattaatttattatttcaactaaAAAAGTTAAAGTTAGTTTAATAGGTAAGCTACCAGATATATCAAATATGTGCAACAAAAATGATCATGTAACCGCTGGCAGAAGCGTTTGGCGGGAACTATTCATACGCCCAACTCATTCGGTCCGCCACATCTTGTTGGTGACTATTGGGGTTAATGTCTTTCAACAGAAATGTGGGATAGGCGTTGTGCTTTTGTACAGCCCAAAAATATTCGAGAAAGCTGGAATTAGCAGCGACAAACATAAATTATCATGACATCCTCCAGATTTTCTCCAACTTCGATGGTCGATTCCACGATAAATTGGTCGAGAAATTTACTGATGAAAATCCTAGAGCACTAAAACAGGCTATCAAGTCACTTAGTCGACAGATCTCAAGGTACGTTTCCACTAAAGATTCTATCTGGTTCAGTTCTAGTGACGCCTCCGCATTCCTAGATGCAATCGACGATCTCTTCAATGTTGTTCATGATTGGACTCTCATGTCTTGTGAACCGCTCGTTGACGCTTTTCAAGATTCGGGCTTCAAAAATTAAGCATAGAGGAAGTGCAGAAGATGGACAATATATGGACAA
This genomic window contains:
- the LOC124945085 gene encoding pathogenesis-related homeodomain protein isoform X2; the encoded protein is MDLAKENLMDLQKTSAQEEELTNGTHDVVMEDKNKASVGVEIVKSDGIKTEESKTESSTKASSNGKLGHQFEDRVRNSSSEQLSLPVVDGVICNGEVLMRQQDLTVESFGGVSVTEESSCVGLELPQHSVVGNLSEEIMKSATAGEENDAVKEDMPNVEHSGLRLKPDDTKNSCLAPSECDVEEKMNPIPYDENHSSPKKSGLPFQGEEERKLSTEDSVLPNEGDATNSNSDNMESEPANKTEKKGSVKPRGKGNTKSTRVLRGSPRILRSRLPEKPKNPVPVVSVTEKSIDSEKTMKGRKKKKANNVPVNEFVRARSHLKYLIKRMSYEQNLIDAYSGEGWKGQSIEKVKLAEEIQRAKSEIVRTKLKIRDLFKGLDSSIAVGKLPESLFDSEGEIDSEDIFCAKCGSKDLLLNNDIILCDGACERAFHQMCLDPPLLKEDIPPDDKGWLCPGCDCKVDCIDFLNNSQGTNLSVLDSWEKVFPEVASSGKKLDDISDYPSDDSEDNDYKPDNLDVDAEMGEGDESSSDESDFYSASDGTGASPDRIQELNLSSDEASPDKMQEVNLSSDDSEDDNYNPDAPDLDQQINSESSCSDFSSDSEDFGGILAEDKPKEELVSISADHTRSNKKGSLNGELKSLMEESNLAQGDISLSSGKRQVKRLDYKKLQDETYGNVSSDSEDDNSTKRKKNKSIKRDSPSTSGRKTTNSGGLKEEEDKCVHTPKRGTPSQKLKSENKNGLHESSPNSSEQVSSAKKSGSRRLGETATQGLLKSFNENQYPDRSLKENLAMELGITVHQVNKWFINARWSFRNGPRMEAVAAETAREKVAAKSESPAKSESPAKSKSPASKQGSGRKKRPAAAAAASSSRNTKRKVDSSIENEAKSAVEAPVEKGLRRGRSRKIE
- the LOC124945085 gene encoding pathogenesis-related homeodomain protein isoform X1 — its product is MDLAKENLMDLQKTSAQEEELTNGTHDVVMEDKNKASVGVEIVKSDGIKTEESKTESSTKASSNGKLGHQFEDRVRNSSSEQLSLPVVDGVICNGEVLMRQQDLTVESFGGVSVTEESSCVGLELPQHSVVGNLSEEIMKSATAGEENDAVKEDMPNVEHSGLRLKPDDTKNSCLAPSECDVEEKMNPIPYDENHSSPKKSGLPFQGEEERKLSTEDSVLPNEGDATNSNSDNMESEPANKTEKKGSVKPRGKGNTKSTRVLRGSPRILRSRLPEKPKNPVPVVSVTEKSIDSEKTMKGRKKKKANNVPVNEFVRARSHLKYLIKRMSYEQNLIDAYSGEGWKGQSIEKVKLAEEIQRAKSEIVRTKLKIRDLFKGLDSSIAVGKLPESLFDSEGEIDSEDIFCAKCGSKDLLLNNDIILCDGACERAFHQMCLDPPLLKEDIPPDDKGWLCPGCDCKVDCIDFLNNSQGTNLSVLDSWEKVFPEVASSGKKLDDISDYPSDDSEDNDYKPDNLDVDAEMGEGDESSSDESDFYSASDGTGASPDRIQELNLSSDEASPDKMQEVNLSSDDSEDDNYNPDAPDLDQQINSESSCSDFSSDSEDFGGILAEDKPKEELVSISADHTRSNKKGSLNGELKSLMEESNLAQGDISLSSGKRQVKRLDYKKLQDETYGNVSSDSEDDNSTKRKKNKSIKRDSPSTSGRKTTNSGGLKEEEDKCVHTPKRGTPSQKLKSENKNGLHESSPNSSEQVSSAKKSGSRRLGETATQGLLKSFNENQYPDRSLKENLAMELGITVHQVNKWFINARWSFRNGPRMEAVAAETAREKVAAKSESPASKQGSGRKKRPAAAAAETAREKVAAKSESPAKSKSPASKQGSGRKKRPAAAAAASSSRNTKRKVDSSIENEAKSAVEAPVEKGLRRGRSRKIE